The proteins below come from a single Aegilops tauschii subsp. strangulata cultivar AL8/78 chromosome 6, Aet v6.0, whole genome shotgun sequence genomic window:
- the LOC109741905 gene encoding uncharacterized protein: MHFDGSNMRLGLRAGIVLSSPKGDQLPCALQIHFTASNNVAEYEALVHGLQLAKELGIRRILCYDDSDLVVQQCSGEWDARDRNMASYRFLVQKLSEFFVGYEFLHVPRAENEAADMLAKIASSLQSIPSGLSLEHLHKPSVKPSPDSESIYVPDDPAAPQPSPRAAEPGPGVAAAAVPNLAAAVPNLGAADPGSGAATPEPAMVAVFAVVMAPSWALPILEFLENRVLPMDETEARQVQRRASAYNIINNELVKRSSTSPPAGLSTPNHPDHLGFAVWGLDMVGPFKTARGGMTHLLVTVGKFTKWIEARPIKKLDGPTAVWFIKDIAVRYGMLNSIITDNCTNFAKGALTQYCSIFGICLDLASVAHPQSNGQVERANGLILSGIKPRLIEPLIRAPGSWLDELPAVLWSLHTTPNRLTGFTPFFLVYGAEAVILTDV, encoded by the exons atgcacttcgacggctccaaTATGCGTCTCGGCCTGCGTGCCGGCATCGTGCTGTCCTCCCCGAAGGGCGACCAGCTTCCGTGCGCGCTCCAGATCCACTTCActgcctccaacaacgtcgccgagtacgaagCCCTTGTGCATGGCCTTcagcttgccaaggaactcggcatccggcGCATCCTATGCTACgacgactcggatttggtggtgcAGCAGTGTTCCGGCGAGTGGGACGCCCGCGACCgcaacatggcgagctaccgcttcctcgtccagaagcTGTCCGAGTTCTTCGTGGGCTACGAGTTCCTCCACGTCCCTCGCGCGGAAAATGAGGCCGCCGACATGCTCGCCAAGATCGCCTCGTCACTGCAGTCCATCCCGTCCGGCCTCTCCCTCGAGCACCTACACAAGCCGTCCGTCAAGCCGTCTCCGGACTCCGAGTCCATCTACGTCCCGGACGACCCGGCCGCGCCTCAACCCAGCCCGAGGGCTGCCGAACCCGGCCCGGGGGTTGCAGCCGCCGCCGTCCCTAACTTGGCCGCCGCCGTCCCTAACCTGGGGGCTGCCGACCCCGGCTCGGGGGCTGCCACCCCGGAACCCGCCATGGTGGCCGTCTTCGCCGTTGTGATGGCACCGTCGTGGGCCCTGCCCATCTTAGAGTTCCTGGAAAACAGGGTtctccccatggacgagaccgaGGCCCGGCAAGTACAGCGCCGGGCGTCCGCCTAcaacatcatcaacaacgagctcgtcaagcgCAGCTCCACCAGC CCACCAGCCGGCCTCAGCACTCCGAACCATCCCGATCACCTGggtttcgcggtctggggactcgacatggtggggCCCTTCAAGACCGCTCGAGGCGGAATGACGCATTTGCTGGTGACGGtgggcaagttcaccaaatggatcgaagcaaggccaatcaagaagctggacGGGCCGACGGCCGTCTGGTTCATCAAAGACATCGCAGTACGTTATGGCATGCTGAACAGCATCATCACGGACAACTGCACCAATTTCGCCAAGGGCGCGCTCACGCAATACTGCTCCATCTTCGGCATCTGCCTCGACCTTGCGTCCGTTGCACACCCACAGtccaacggccaggtcgagcgggcCAACGGCCTCATCCTATCTGGCATCAAGCCACGGCTCATCGAGCCACTCATCCGCGCACCTGGCAGCTGGCTTGACGAgttgccggccgtcctctggagcctccACACCACGCCAAACCGATTGACcgggttcaccccgttcttcctcgtctatggagccgAGGCCGTCATCCTGACCGACGTCTAG